From one Methanomassiliicoccales archaeon genomic stretch:
- a CDS encoding NAD(P)/FAD-dependent oxidoreductase — MYDVIVSGAGPAGSAAALGTARAGLQTLLLEKNRLPRRKCCAGGVLGRALDRVGLEIPDEIIEREINGFTVVKDDFRLGVSFDKLAGITVNRSAFDAFLSRSACNAGAELIDDTQVVKVKESSSFVEVITPDGSHRCRAFVIAEGAASRSARQVLGPYVPNGLALGLASEIRLEHPPKDSIEIHLMETPSPKLRWGPNFPLNGWLFPLKQGANIGVVGRGTSAETLRDRVRGIAASAFEAMGGDIEDMDICSAPLPMVPRKIVCSGRCLATGDSAGFVNQITGEGMSYALESGHLAAKAVEEALSTGDIRKLERYQHWCEDSIIPDLRATMLIGPLLHWLVGVVNTERFFEVFSGDDELVLTCLQIARGEVTWMRLLRQTIRKFPRLFFSSLV; from the coding sequence GTGTACGATGTGATCGTGTCGGGAGCGGGTCCGGCGGGCTCTGCCGCTGCGCTTGGAACCGCTCGAGCCGGCCTCCAAACCCTCCTTCTGGAGAAGAATCGCCTTCCTCGTCGAAAATGCTGTGCTGGGGGGGTCCTGGGAAGGGCACTGGACAGGGTAGGTCTAGAGATACCCGACGAGATCATCGAGAGGGAGATAAACGGCTTCACGGTGGTCAAAGATGATTTCAGGTTAGGGGTGTCCTTCGATAAGCTCGCAGGGATCACCGTGAACCGAAGTGCATTCGATGCCTTTCTATCGCGATCAGCCTGCAATGCGGGTGCGGAACTCATTGATGACACCCAAGTCGTGAAGGTGAAAGAATCATCATCCTTCGTGGAGGTGATTACTCCTGATGGTTCGCATCGATGCAGGGCGTTCGTAATTGCCGAAGGGGCGGCTTCGAGATCAGCCAGGCAGGTTCTGGGCCCCTATGTCCCCAACGGGCTTGCTCTTGGCCTAGCGTCAGAGATCAGGTTGGAACATCCCCCAAAGGATTCTATTGAGATACATCTCATGGAGACGCCATCTCCCAAATTGAGATGGGGTCCTAATTTTCCATTGAACGGGTGGTTATTCCCGCTTAAGCAAGGAGCAAACATCGGGGTCGTTGGGAGAGGAACTTCGGCCGAGACGCTACGGGATCGAGTTCGAGGAATAGCCGCCAGTGCCTTCGAGGCGATGGGCGGTGACATAGAAGATATGGATATATGCTCCGCACCGCTGCCCATGGTTCCAAGGAAGATCGTATGCTCTGGGCGCTGCCTTGCGACCGGGGATTCTGCTGGCTTCGTGAACCAAATCACCGGTGAGGGAATGTCCTACGCACTTGAAAGCGGTCACCTAGCGGCCAAGGCGGTCGAGGAAGCCCTGTCCACAGGGGACATTCGCAAACTGGAGCGGTATCAGCATTGGTGCGAGGACAGTATCATCCCGGATCTGAGGGCGACCATGCTCATCGGTCCGCTTCTCCACTGGCTGGTGGGTGTGGTCAACACTGAACGCTTCTTCGAGGTGTTCAGTGGCGATGATGAACTCGTGTTGACCTGTCTCCAGATCGCACGGGGCGAGGTCACCTGGATGAGACTGCTCCGTCAGACGATTCGAAAATTCCCAAGACTCTTCTTCTCATCCCTGGTTTGA
- a CDS encoding NAD(P)/FAD-dependent oxidoreductase → MDRYEVIVAGSGPSGSQAARLCADHGMEVLLLERASHPRPKCCAGGMLERSLNQLEGGIPSRLIERELDSVTLVNQNERATYDLRKRIGVTVRREELDAHLAREAERCGAALLENTPVVSAEHLPDGIEVETDRGKFHGRFLIIAEGAKGSLSNSLLGPREKDAMAVGLAKECEVESPTGSSLIIYLFGNSRSRGPHAFPLNGAAFPLKGAITASVVSNQSSKNQLLAALDLMVADINNNFGIKNRRDTCAHPIPLAPRKKLCSKGVLAVGDAAGLVSPFSGEGLTYAFKSARLAFEAIDRAMEGTETLMSYQAMCNSEIIFHMKAARFLSPILHWFTGLTDMGALMRTFGEEDELLERIATAATGEYDWRPVLSKVITRFPRLFFSSL, encoded by the coding sequence TTGGACCGCTATGAAGTGATCGTGGCCGGATCGGGCCCATCAGGAAGTCAAGCCGCCAGGCTATGCGCCGATCATGGGATGGAGGTGCTCCTTCTCGAGAGAGCGAGCCACCCCCGTCCCAAGTGTTGCGCTGGAGGTATGCTCGAGCGATCACTCAATCAGCTAGAAGGAGGAATACCATCCCGCTTGATCGAGCGGGAGCTCGACTCGGTCACTTTGGTGAACCAGAATGAAAGGGCCACTTACGACCTGAGGAAGCGGATTGGAGTTACCGTAAGAAGGGAGGAGCTCGACGCACACCTTGCCCGCGAGGCAGAGAGATGCGGTGCGGCCCTACTCGAGAATACCCCGGTCGTTTCTGCAGAACATCTGCCCGACGGTATAGAGGTTGAGACCGATCGCGGGAAGTTCCATGGCCGCTTCCTGATAATCGCTGAGGGGGCCAAGGGCTCTCTGTCCAACAGCCTTCTTGGACCCCGGGAAAAGGACGCTATGGCTGTCGGTCTGGCCAAAGAGTGCGAGGTCGAATCCCCTACGGGCAGCTCACTAATCATCTATCTGTTCGGTAACTCAAGATCGAGAGGGCCGCATGCATTTCCACTGAATGGTGCGGCCTTTCCACTGAAGGGGGCGATCACGGCTTCCGTTGTCTCCAATCAATCCAGCAAGAATCAGCTGCTCGCCGCACTGGATCTCATGGTCGCTGATATCAACAATAACTTCGGAATCAAGAACCGGAGGGACACCTGCGCCCACCCCATCCCGCTGGCTCCCAGGAAGAAGCTATGCTCCAAAGGGGTGCTGGCGGTCGGTGACGCAGCTGGTCTCGTGAGCCCTTTCTCAGGCGAGGGCCTCACCTACGCTTTCAAGAGCGCACGCCTCGCCTTCGAGGCCATTGACAGAGCAATGGAAGGAACTGAAACCCTGATGAGCTATCAGGCCATGTGCAACAGCGAGATAATCTTCCACATGAAGGCCGCCAGATTTCTGAGCCCGATCCTCCATTGGTTCACCGGTCTTACCGACATGGGTGCGCTCATGCGAACTTTTGGTGAGGAAGACGAGCTCCTGGAGAGAATTGCAACCGCGGCCACTGGTGAATACGACTGGAGGCCGGTGCTGAGCAAGGTCATCACGCGCTTCCCTAGGCTATTTTTCTCCTCACTTTGA
- the ubiA gene encoding UbiA family prenyltransferase, with protein MTRGQEGATIEERLGHKIDSFVLYLERNRLSILTIFLYVVLIALLRDLSEYFLLDQEFVTTSHPWIFSIAHHVSFFVVTFLGLVLLLSAFTQRSVRKIVNFICTFWWIIILPPWIDHYISGLDHNYEYFSPTDFIDALLHFSGKGFHIGQATEVVIILFALFAYGIWTQRSNLYSVAGRVTTGLRVFFLVLFTLMTMFILATPGLYLPVGSVDGVPVFPAFDLTKYYQYHLFLVMYYLLMGVALVLAIGYLNTRGRFLDILRSMRLPQTLFFSIIVGAGIVAGWKYSGGLYLATRILETPFWVNLSFAVIAMVSAIMAWQVGTMWNDISDRGTDEPTRRKRTLASGMISTRTYLEFSLVLVLVCLALSALLSPQQFLVLAIILVLAWTYSFKPIRLKENVMSPMLMGLGTFLALLYGALTPYSEVLFIEGNPPVPYLTGSVIFPSLGPESLLLGFFVFAGLVVGSIIMDIEGYEEDLKGGVKTVYTTLGLEGGKKVVSALIFIASLLPLALFDEPHDVIVFPALGIAAACLFWKYGKPSQVMLLSFIGLVYAALRYLNLI; from the coding sequence ATGACTAGGGGCCAGGAAGGTGCAACGATAGAGGAACGCCTCGGTCATAAGATAGATTCGTTCGTCCTCTACCTCGAAAGGAACAGGCTGTCCATACTTACGATATTCCTCTATGTGGTCCTCATAGCTCTCCTTAGGGACCTTTCAGAGTACTTCCTGCTTGACCAAGAGTTCGTCACCACCTCCCACCCCTGGATATTCAGCATCGCCCATCACGTTTCATTCTTCGTCGTCACCTTCCTGGGCCTTGTGCTGCTTCTCTCGGCGTTCACTCAGAGGAGCGTTAGGAAGATCGTCAATTTCATCTGCACCTTCTGGTGGATAATAATCCTCCCGCCCTGGATAGACCACTACATCAGCGGACTTGATCACAACTACGAGTACTTCTCTCCCACGGACTTCATTGATGCACTGCTCCACTTCAGCGGCAAGGGCTTCCACATTGGCCAGGCTACCGAGGTGGTGATCATCCTGTTCGCTCTCTTCGCCTATGGCATATGGACTCAGAGGTCGAACCTGTACAGCGTTGCAGGGCGGGTGACCACCGGCCTAAGGGTCTTCTTCTTGGTCCTTTTCACCTTGATGACCATGTTCATCCTGGCCACCCCTGGTCTCTACCTTCCGGTGGGCAGCGTGGATGGGGTTCCAGTGTTTCCGGCCTTCGATCTCACGAAGTACTACCAGTACCACCTGTTCCTAGTGATGTACTACCTTCTTATGGGGGTGGCTCTGGTACTTGCCATTGGCTATTTGAACACCCGTGGGCGTTTCTTGGACATCCTGCGAAGCATGCGTCTGCCCCAAACGCTGTTCTTCTCCATTATCGTGGGCGCTGGTATCGTGGCGGGATGGAAATATAGTGGGGGACTCTACCTCGCGACGCGCATTTTGGAAACACCGTTCTGGGTGAACTTGAGCTTCGCGGTGATCGCAATGGTGTCTGCGATCATGGCCTGGCAGGTGGGCACCATGTGGAATGACATAAGCGACCGGGGAACGGATGAACCTACCAGGAGGAAACGCACACTGGCATCGGGGATGATTTCAACCAGAACATACCTTGAATTCTCATTGGTACTCGTTCTTGTGTGCCTCGCTCTTTCTGCACTACTGTCCCCTCAACAGTTCCTTGTTCTCGCCATAATATTGGTACTGGCATGGACCTACTCTTTCAAGCCGATAAGATTGAAGGAGAACGTGATGAGCCCCATGCTCATGGGTCTGGGCACATTCCTGGCGCTCCTGTATGGTGCGCTCACGCCCTACAGCGAAGTCCTGTTCATCGAGGGAAATCCTCCGGTCCCATACCTGACAGGAAGCGTGATCTTTCCATCGCTTGGGCCGGAATCCCTTCTGCTGGGGTTCTTCGTGTTTGCGGGATTGGTTGTGGGTTCCATAATCATGGACATCGAGGGATATGAGGAAGATCTCAAAGGAGGCGTCAAGACGGTCTACACCACGCTAGGCCTGGAAGGCGGTAAGAAGGTGGTATCGGCGTTGATCTTCATTGCCTCCCTGTTGCCCCTTGCACTATTCGACGAGCCTCATGATGTGATTGTCTTCCCTGCCCTGGGCATCGCCGCGGCTTGTTTATTCTGGAAGTATGGAAAGCCCTCTCAGGTGATGCTCTTATCGTTCATCGGGCTGGTCTACGCAGCGTTGAGATATCTGAACCTCATCTGA